Part of the Candidatus Manganitrophaceae bacterium genome is shown below.
CGCTGTGCGTTGATATCGGTTCCATCTTGCCAGGTGATCAGGGCGCCGCCGGCGCCGTCTGAAACGACTTGAGGGGCCGACTGTGCATGGGCCGTGGTGGAGACCGGAATGCCGTCGGCGCTCCATTGAACGGCGCCGGCCGGATTGACCCGCTGTGCGTAGATTTTGTCGGTTCCGCTCCGGCCGTCCTGCCAGACGATCAGCGCTCCCCCGGCGCCGTCCGAGACCAATCGAGGGTTTTGTTGATGATTCGCTGCGACGGAGATCGGAAGGCCATCGGCGGTCCACTGGGCTGCGCCGTCGCCGTTGATTCGCTGTGCATAGACATCTGCATTGGTGACGCTCCGGTGGTCTTGCCAGACGACGATCGCCCCCCCGGCGCCGTCGGCGATCAGCTGATGGAACTGTTGTGCATTCGCCGCGGTGGAGACCGGAATCCCATCGGCCGCCCATTGCACGACGCCGGCCGCGTTCACCCGCTGCGCATAAAGGTCGGAGGTCGCCCCGTTCCGGAAATCCAACCAGACGATGATCGCCCCGCCGGCGCCGTCCGGGATCAGCTGGGGAGATTGTTGGGCGTTCGCCGCGCTGGAGATGGGGATCCCGTTGGCCGTCCATTGTATGGCGCCGTCCCGGTTGATCCGTTGCGCATAGATGTTATAGTTGCCGCTCCGATTGTCCTCCCAGACCAGGATTGCGCCCCCCGATCCGTCCGAAACGAGCTGGGGGAAAGATTGGTTGTTCGGGGCGGTCGAAATTGGAATTCCGTCGGCGGCCCACTGGGGCGCGCCGCTGCCATCCACCCGTTGTGCATAAATGTCGGCGGTCGCCCCGTTGCGAAAATCGGCCCAGGCGATCATCGCGCCGGCCGATCCGTCAGAGACCATCTGAGGATAAAGCTGGTCGTTGGCAGCGGTGGCGAGGGGGACGTTTTCCGGGTTTTCCTTCGTCCACAAGAGAACCAACGCGCCGGGGCTGCTCTCCACCCCGCCGATCACGACCTGAACCGCCCCGGTCGACGCTCCCTCCGGGACCAACGCCCGGATCTCGGTGTCGCTCCAACTCACGATGTTGCTCGCCGTCGCCCCGCCGATCGACAAGCTTCCCCCCGGACCGCTCCCGAATCCCGCACCGTTAATATGAATTTCACTTCCGGTCTTTGCTTCGGCGGGATTGACGCTGGTGATGACCGGGCCGGTGGGGCTGACCGTGACCAGAACGCTCGCGACGCCGGTCGCCCTGGCGCCGTCTTTGTTGGTGACCGCCACGTGGATCAGAACATTTCCGACGGTGGACGGGGCGGTCCAGGTGATCGGGTTGCTATCGGCGGCGCTCAAGGCGCCGGCGTCGGCCTGCCAAGCGAAGGTCAACTCCCCTCCGGTGGCCGCGACGGTTAAGGCGGCGCTCTCCCCCGGCCGGACCACGGAGGGTTCCGCCTTCAGCTGTTGGATCTCCACCCCGCCGGATCCGGTCGATCCGCCGCCCCCGCCGCCGCAGCTGAGAAGAACCAGTGAGAGTAAAAAGAATACCGAGCCGATGAATATTTCTTTTCTCAATTTGTCCATCGAGCGAATATACAGGCCCAAGCGTAGGGTGTCAACCAGACCGCTCCACGCAAGATCGAAAGAGAGGGTTGCAAGTTTTGAATCGGACAAGGTAGACTGATTTCATTGTTTGAGACGGGGGTGAGAATGGACATCAGAGAGCGGAAGGGGGACGAAGCGGTCAGCGATCTTTCATCGAAAAGCCGATGGACCCGCCGGGAGTTTGTCGTCACGGCGCTCGCCGCCGGTTTTGCCCTGGCGGTGCGGCCGGTCTTCGGCGAAGTCTTGACGACCGATACGGGCGGTCTGACCGCCGGCGAGGTGAAGATTGCGGTGGCCGACGGCGAGATGCCGGGCTACCGGGCGATGCCGGAGAAGGGAGGCCCCTTTCCGGTGGTCCTCGTCGTCCAGGAGATTTTCGGGGTTCATGAACATATCAGAGACCTCTGCCGCCGTCTGGCGAAGGAGGGATATTTCGCCGTCGCCCCCGAGCTCTATGCCCGGCAAGGGGATGTCTCCAAGATGCCCGACGCCCAAGAAATCTTCAGCAGGGTGGTCTCCAAAGTTCCCGATATGCAGGTCTTGTCCGATCTCGATGCGGCGGCCGATTGGGCCGGAAAATCGGGGAGGGGAGATCTCAAACGGTTGGGGATCACCGGTTTTTGTTGGGGAGGCCGGGTCGTCTGGCTCTATGCGGCGCACAGCCCGCGGCTGAAAGCCGGCGTCGCCTGGTATGGACGCTTGGCGGGGGAGAAAAGCGCGCTGCAGCCGGCGCATCCGATCGACGTCGCGACGAAGCTCAAAGCGCCGGTGCTCGGACTCTACGGCGGCGCCGATGCAGGCATCCCGATGGAAATGATCGAACGGATGCGCCAGGCGCTCAAAACAGCCAACAGCCCTTCCGAGATCGTCGTCTATCCTGACGCGCCGCACGGCTTCAATGCCGACTACCGTCCGAGCTATCGTAAAGAGGCCGCCCAGGACGGCTGGAAGCGGATGTTGGCGTGGTTCAAAAAATACGGCGTCGCCTAGTCGGGAGAGGAGATCGTCCCCGCTGCGGTTCGATCCCTTGCCTCAAGCGATTAGGCGGCCATGCCGTAGTTCGTCGTTCGCAGATCGATTTTGTACTCTTCAATCCGGTTTCCCATCTCTTCAAGGTTTCCCTTCAGCCGCTCCTCCGCCTCCGGAAAAATTTTCCCCTCCTCTTCTTCGACGTGCTGACGTAACTTCTGCTCAAGGTTATTCAACACTTCAAAAAAAACAACCATCCCTTTCTGAATCCGGATTGCCATCAACTCCTCGAGAAGATCGTCGATCTCATTGTGCGCTGTCCTCGCTCTCTGAATCTCGTCGGGGTTCATCGGCTGCATCGCGGGATAGAAGATCTCTTCTTCGCACTGCGTGTGGACTTTAAGGCTGTCATAAATCCGCTGAAGGAGAAGTGCGTCCCGCTTGCCGGCCGCCCTGAGCTGATTCATCAGATCGAACACATTCCGATGATCCGCTTTTAAAAGCTCCGTTGCTTTCATCGCCGCTCCTTTTAAAGAGGTGAGGTGCATTTAGTTACCCATCGTAAGGGAAGGAGGAGATGGAAAACAATCCTTCTAAAGAGAGAAGGCGGATCATCCGCTCGGATAGCCGAGACCGTCCTCCTTTTGGGAGGGATCGCAACGATCGTTGTCAATCTCAATCGGCAACTCGTTCGTCTAAATCATCAGCGCTTGGCCGCGAATCGGAATTTGGAGCGGGACGTCCAGGCGCGGACCCAAAAGCTTGAGACTTTTGTTTATACTGTTTCTCACGATTTGAAATCGCCGGTTGTCTCGATGCGGGGAATGCCTGCTTGACTCTTCGATAAAAGAACGTTATTTTGGGCCGAATGAATCGATTCAGAAATCGATAAGGAGGGCGAGCAGATGTCACGAGAGGCGAAGGTCGCAACCTTTCCCAATGGGGTGGGAGTGATCAAGTGGGGGCGGAAGGAAGAGCCGACGGCGGAATCGGTGGCCGAGGAGATGAAGCGGTTTGGGTATCAAGTCTATGATCTCCAGACCGTGACCCCCTGGTTCGAGCGAAGCCGTCATGCGCACGACGAGCCGGAGATTCGGGGCGCCGTCTCCGGGGTGATGACGTTCCACTTCGACGACCTTCCGGTCACGATTGAAGCGGGAGACATCCTTTTAATTCCGGGCGGGCTTGCGCACGAAGTGATCAGCCACAATGGGCGCCCTTTCTCCGCTTATAAAGGTTCCTTGAGCGGGGAGCGGAAGGTGACGGAGCATGGCGATGCCCGCGGCAGCGTGGAGCAGCTGACGCGCAAGGGATCCGGAGCGAAATGAGCCGCGGGATGAACCGAATGGTCTGCCTCGATCTCGATGGAACGCTCGAAGACAGCCGGCGCGACATGATCTCGGCGGTGCGTCGCGTCCGCGAAGCGCTGCAGCTGCCTCACCGGACCGATAAGGAGATCCTTCCTTGGATCAACAAGGGGATGGAGCCGCTCTATCGCGCCTGCTTCGACGACTACCTTCAGGCCGATGCGGCGCGGTTCGAGGAGGTCCGTCGTCGGTATGAGGCCGACTACCTGGAAAATGTCACCCGTGAGACGCAGCTTTATTCTGGCATTGCGGAAGTCCTTCCGAAGCTGGCGAAGTTGGCGCCGCTCATCGTGGTGACGAATAAGCCGGAGCGGATCTCGCGTCGTCTGCTCGAGGTCCTCCGGATCGATCAGTTTTTTGCCGACATTATCGGCGGGGATACCTGTGCCGCAACCAAGCCCGACCCGTTGCTTTTGGAGGAAGCCGCCTGGCGATGCGGATTTGATCCGGAGAAAGGCTGTGCCGTGATGATCGGAGATACCGCGGGCGACATTCAGATGGGCCGCGCTTTCGGAGCGAAGACCATCTGGTGTGCATGGGGATATGTCAGCGAGCCGGGCGAGCGCCCCGACCTCATCGCGCCCGATCCCGCCGTCCTGCCGGCGCTTGTCCAGATGATCTTGGACAAGGATGAATTCCCGGAAGAGGAAGCGTGCGACCTTCCAGCGTATCCCTGACCCGATCGGCTTGCGTCCATTAGACGGTCGGCCCGTCTCGCGCCGACGTCTCATCACGGCAAATTTTTACAAAATCTCCTCTTTGATCAGGCCGGTCGACTCGGATTCCTTGACAAATATCCCACCTTGAGATTTACTTTCATAGACTGTTTTTCATCCTCACTATTTTCTAAATTCCATGGCGTCATTCCAATTCGGCTCTTGAGGGAGAAGGCAATGAGTCTTCCTGCTCCATACGGAAAATATTTACTGATCGACAAGATCGCCAAAGGCGGCATGGCCGAGGTCTACCTCGCCAAGCAGATCGGCCTCAAAGGATTTGAGCGTCTCTTGGCGATCAAGCGGATTCTCCCCCAGTTCACCGAAAACGCCGAGTTCGTCTCGATGTTCATCAACGAGGCGAAGGTCGCCGCCCAGCTGGCGCATCCGAATATCGTCCAGATCTATGATTTCGGCGAGATTGAAGCGTCGTACTACATCGGAATGGAATACATCATGGGGAGGGATCTTCGGACGATCCTGGAGCGGAGCCAGAAGGTCAACCGGCCCCTTTCGATCGACCAGATCCTGTTCGTCATCAGCCGGGTTTGCAGCGGCCTCGAACATGCCCATAAAAAGAAAGACCTTCACGGAAACGACCTGAATCTCGTCCATCGCGACATCAGTCCCCAAAATATATTGATCTCCTATGAGGGCGATGTGAAACTGGTCGATTTCGGAATCGCCAAGGCGGCCCTCCAAGAAAACGAAACCCGGACCGGGATCCTCAAAGGAAAGCTCGCCTATATGTCGCCGGAGCAGGCCTGGGGGAAGCCGATCGATCATCGCTCCGACCTCTTCTCGCTCGGCATCGTCCTTCATGAATCGCTGACGGGGAGGCGGCTTTTTAAAGGGGACAGCGAGATCAATACCCTGGAGCGGGTCCGGGAAGCAAAGTTTGACTCGCCCCGGCTCGTTAATTCCAACGTCACGGAACAGGTTGAAGCCGCTCTCGCCAAAGCGTTGGCCAAAGAGGTCGACCAACGGTATCCTTCCGCAGGCGCGATGCAGAATGAGCTGGAGCGGTGTCTCTCTAAGCCACTCAGCGAAATCCAGACGGAGCTGGCGCAGCTGCTTCGCCCGCTTTTTGCCGAAGAGATCAATCAAGATCAAAGCCGGATGAAAAGAGCGGCGCTCGCCACATCGGAGCCGACCCCGGTTCAGGCGGTTGCGGGGGGAACCCCGTCTCCTTTATTAAAGAGCCCTGCGCCCTTCGACCCCAAATTCGAGGCTCCGAAACGAAGGATGGGAACGGGCGCGATCACCCTCTTTTTGGTGGTCGGCGCGCTGGGGCTGGTCGGTGTCGGGACGGTCGTATTGTTGAAAAAAGGGGAGGAGCCGGAGGTGGTGGTTGCGAGAGCCCCCCTTCCTGCGGCAGGTCAAGCGGCCCCTTCGCCGCTTTCCACTCCGTTAACCGATAAACGCGAAACCGGTTTTAAAGAAGTAGAATCGGTAGCGTCGAAGGAGCCGCCCGCTTCGCCATCGACCGCCTCGGAGCCCATCGCCTCGACGGCCGCCCAGCGAACCGAGGAAAAACCGATTCAGCCGGCCAGAATCCAAAAAGTGCCGGCCCCGAAGTCTAAAACGGCTTCTTCTTTAAATTCCAATTTAAATTTCAATGAAGCGGCGACCCCGGTTCCGGACGAGAAACCTGCTCTTTCCTCTCCGACCCCTCCGATCTCGGAGAGGAAAAAAGAGCTTCCCCCCCTTCAGGAGAGTGTGACCAAAGAGGCGGCCGCGCCGAGTGTGAAGCAAGAGCCGATCAAGGAAGCGGCGCTTCATCCCGCCGTCTCCTCCGCGGCGAGACCGCCTGCGCCTTCCGATGAAGAGCTGATCCGGGAGGTGATCAAGCGGCAGGAGATTGCTTTTGAGAACAAGGACCTTAATTTATACTTAAAGGATTGGATGAAATTCTCGCAGAAAGATGAAAAAGAGGTTCAAACCTTTTTTGACCAATACGAAACCCTCTCCGTTCAGTTTGATATCACCGATATTCAGATCCGGGGAAATCAGGCCGCTCTGACGATGAACCAGTCGACCGAGCTGAAGGCCAAGAAGGGGAAGAAAGTTCAGACGGCGACGAGCAAGGTCAGTTGGGGATTGGTTAAAGAGGGGAGCATCTGGAAAATCAACGATACTAAAATCCTCGACAAAAAATAAGTTCTCCACCCAAAGTCTATTTCGGTTATTAAAAACATAATTATTATCTTTAACTTCTAATCATCGTTTAAACCCATACCCCTTTAATCCTCAATCTGAAATGTTTAGTGAAGCCCTTCACTTTTATATCTTTATATCGGAAATAAATCTGAATCGAAATAGTGGGTAACCGCGCCACTATCCTTCTCCCGAGTTTACCTATCTTCAATTTTAGCATGCTATTTACTCCCGCCATGACTCTGATCTAATCTATTCCTAGTCTTATTTGTATATACTGCTGATAGAGGAACCATTATTCCTGCGGAATTCCGCCTTTTTATTATAGTAGGTAGTACTAGTATACATAGTTAGTCCGACAATAGCTAGTTAGGCTGAGTTAGGGGCTTAGCGAGGCTGCAAAGATCGTGAATACACACCCTGTTGAAAACTGTGTAAAACTGATCTTAGTAGGAAGAGTCGTTTTTGAAACGAGTTTAAATTCGGTTATTAGAAAAATTGGAATACCTGAGTTCTTGGTTGAAGATCTCTAGAGTAGGAGAATAAAATAAGAGAGCCGGATCGGCTCATACAGCGGAGGATCCGATTGGATGGTGAAATAACCCTTGACCCTGCGGGAGGAAGGCTGGTAGAACGGTTCATTGTTCTTCAATCGGGGATGTGATACGGGGGAGGTTATGACGGAACGGTTGGAATCGGAGCGGTTGCAGAAGGTCATTGCCAAGGCGGGGGTCGCGTCGCGGCGGCATGCCGAACAGTTGATATTAGAAGGACGGGTTCAGGTGAACGGCTCCGTCATTACGCAGTTGGGGACCAAGGTCGACCCTTCCAAAGATTTTATCCGGGTCGACGGAAAGCGGATCCAGCCGGAAACGCATAAAATCTATTTGCTTTTGAATAAAC
Proteins encoded:
- a CDS encoding IPT/TIG domain-containing protein; its protein translation is MRKEIFIGSVFFLLSLVLLSCGGGGGGSTGSGGVEIQQLKAEPSVVRPGESAALTVAATGGELTFAWQADAGALSAADSNPITWTAPSTVGNVLIHVAVTNKDGARATGVASVLVTVSPTGPVITSVNPAEAKTGSEIHINGAGFGSGPGGSLSIGGATASNIVSWSDTEIRALVPEGASTGAVQVVIGGVESSPGALVLLWTKENPENVPLATAANDQLYPQMVSDGSAGAMIAWADFRNGATADIYAQRVDGSGAPQWAADGIPISTAPNNQSFPQLVSDGSGGAILVWEDNRSGNYNIYAQRINRDGAIQWTANGIPISSAANAQQSPQLIPDGAGGAIIVWLDFRNGATSDLYAQRVNAAGVVQWAADGIPVSTAANAQQFHQLIADGAGGAIVVWQDHRSVTNADVYAQRINGDGAAQWTADGLPISVAANHQQNPRLVSDGAGGALIVWQDGRSGTDKIYAQRVNPAGAVQWSADGIPVSTTAHAQSAPQVVSDGAGGALITWQDGTDINAQRVSGAGAAQWAPGGVVLSAAADAQSFPRIASDGTGGAIVTWSDRRSGTHYDLYIQRINSGGTVQWTADGVALSTAANDQSSGAATAPAQIIPDGSGGAIVAWQDNRNGTWDIYAQGISTSGRE
- a CDS encoding dienelactone hydrolase family protein is translated as MDIRERKGDEAVSDLSSKSRWTRREFVVTALAAGFALAVRPVFGEVLTTDTGGLTAGEVKIAVADGEMPGYRAMPEKGGPFPVVLVVQEIFGVHEHIRDLCRRLAKEGYFAVAPELYARQGDVSKMPDAQEIFSRVVSKVPDMQVLSDLDAAADWAGKSGRGDLKRLGITGFCWGGRVVWLYAAHSPRLKAGVAWYGRLAGEKSALQPAHPIDVATKLKAPVLGLYGGADAGIPMEMIERMRQALKTANSPSEIVVYPDAPHGFNADYRPSYRKEAAQDGWKRMLAWFKKYGVA
- a CDS encoding hemerythrin domain-containing protein; this encodes MKATELLKADHRNVFDLMNQLRAAGKRDALLLQRIYDSLKVHTQCEEEIFYPAMQPMNPDEIQRARTAHNEIDDLLEELMAIRIQKGMVVFFEVLNNLEQKLRQHVEEEEGKIFPEAEERLKGNLEEMGNRIEEYKIDLRTTNYGMAA
- a CDS encoding cupin domain-containing protein, translating into MSREAKVATFPNGVGVIKWGRKEEPTAESVAEEMKRFGYQVYDLQTVTPWFERSRHAHDEPEIRGAVSGVMTFHFDDLPVTIEAGDILLIPGGLAHEVISHNGRPFSAYKGSLSGERKVTEHGDARGSVEQLTRKGSGAK
- a CDS encoding HAD-IA family hydrolase; the encoded protein is MNRMVCLDLDGTLEDSRRDMISAVRRVREALQLPHRTDKEILPWINKGMEPLYRACFDDYLQADAARFEEVRRRYEADYLENVTRETQLYSGIAEVLPKLAKLAPLIVVTNKPERISRRLLEVLRIDQFFADIIGGDTCAATKPDPLLLEEAAWRCGFDPEKGCAVMIGDTAGDIQMGRAFGAKTIWCAWGYVSEPGERPDLIAPDPAVLPALVQMILDKDEFPEEEACDLPAYP
- a CDS encoding protein kinase, encoding MSLPAPYGKYLLIDKIAKGGMAEVYLAKQIGLKGFERLLAIKRILPQFTENAEFVSMFINEAKVAAQLAHPNIVQIYDFGEIEASYYIGMEYIMGRDLRTILERSQKVNRPLSIDQILFVISRVCSGLEHAHKKKDLHGNDLNLVHRDISPQNILISYEGDVKLVDFGIAKAALQENETRTGILKGKLAYMSPEQAWGKPIDHRSDLFSLGIVLHESLTGRRLFKGDSEINTLERVREAKFDSPRLVNSNVTEQVEAALAKALAKEVDQRYPSAGAMQNELERCLSKPLSEIQTELAQLLRPLFAEEINQDQSRMKRAALATSEPTPVQAVAGGTPSPLLKSPAPFDPKFEAPKRRMGTGAITLFLVVGALGLVGVGTVVLLKKGEEPEVVVARAPLPAAGQAAPSPLSTPLTDKRETGFKEVESVASKEPPASPSTASEPIASTAAQRTEEKPIQPARIQKVPAPKSKTASSLNSNLNFNEAATPVPDEKPALSSPTPPISERKKELPPLQESVTKEAAAPSVKQEPIKEAALHPAVSSAARPPAPSDEELIREVIKRQEIAFENKDLNLYLKDWMKFSQKDEKEVQTFFDQYETLSVQFDITDIQIRGNQAALTMNQSTELKAKKGKKVQTATSKVSWGLVKEGSIWKINDTKILDKK